Within the Coriobacteriia bacterium genome, the region TCGTGACGCCTGAGCAGATCAGCGGGACGGAGCTCTCTCTGGGAGTTGACGACGCCTTTCGCGAGGGTTTGCAGGCGCACCCCGTCTGCGGCCTCACCTACTTCGACGGCAACATCGTCGATCCTGCGCAGACCAGCACGATGCTTTCCGACACGCAAGCCATAGCAAGCGAGCTTGGCATGATGCCGCCGTTCCTTTGCGTTGACGAGGAAGGCGGAACAGTCCAGCGCATCGGCGGCAAACCGGGGTTCGACTCGCCATTCATCGGCGATGCTCGTGATATCGGCGCGACCGGCGACGTGGCCGTGGCCCGCGAGACCGCGCGCACCATCGCCATCGCCCTGCGCGACCTTGGCTTTAACGTCGACTTCGCTCCCTCATGCGATGTCGCCACGAGCGAGTCCAGCAACATGCGGCGCCGCTCGTTTGGTGCCGAGGCATCTCTCGTGGGTCGCATGGCCGCAGCGCAGATCGAGGCCTTCGAAGACGAGGGGATCCTGTGTTGCGCCAAGCACTTTCCCGGCATCGGAGATCCGGAGAACGATAGCCATGCGAGCTCGATTTACTCCAACAAGACGCGTGAGGAGCTCGCGGTGCAGCTTGCGCCTTTCGTGGCGGCCATCGTGGCGGGCGTCCCCATGGTGATGGTGGGGCATCTATCGCTTCCGCAAATCACGGGCAGTGCCATTCCGGCCTCGATTTCGCCGGACATCGTGCAGGGGATACTTCGTGACGAGATTGGTTACGATGGTGTCGTGACGACGGACTCGCTCGGAATGGGCGCGCTGCTCGAGTTCTGCTCGCCGGGCGACGTGGGTGTCGCAGCCATCGAGGCCGGCTGCGACATCGCGCTCATGCCATCCGAATTCGATGCCGCCTATGTAGGGCTGGTGGATGCCATCAAGAGCGGGCGCATTCCCGTGGAGCGCATCGACCAGTCGCTCATGCGCATTCTCACGCTCAAGCTCAAGAGCTTCCCGGAGCTTTTTGACGAGACGATTCAAGAAGAACTTGCGAAAACCCGCTAAGCGCGATTATTCGCGCTATCATGAAGTCCTCGACATTCTTATCAAGAAAGGACGAATCATGGATTCCAAGGTATACGAACTCATCAACGATCAGATCAACAAGGAGCTGTACTCGGCGTACCTGTACCTCTCCTTCGCAGACTACTATGCGGACGAGGGCCTCGATGGCTACGAGAACTGGTACCTCATCCAGGCGGCCGAGGAGCGCGATCATGCCCTCATCTTCCGCAAGTACCTCCTCGATAACGACTGCAAGGTCGAGCTCAAGGCCATTGACCAGCCGGACAAGACCTTCAAGAACCATCTCGAGCCGCTTGAGGCCGGCCTCGAGCATGAGCGCTACGTCACGAGCCTCATCAACGACATCTACGCCGCCGCCAAGGAGGTCAACGACTTCCGTACGATGAAGTTCCTCGATTGGTTCATCGACGAGCAACTCGAGGAGGAGGTCAACGCGACCGACATGGTCACGAAGATGAAGCTCTTCGGTTCGGACGCCAAGTCGCTCTACGAGCTCGACCAGGAGTATCTGGCGCGCACGTACAGCACGCCCTCCCCGCTTGCCGCGGAGTAGACGGGCAGGCTGGCTGCCAAGAAAAGTCCGCGTAGACCCCTAAATGGGTCTATACAAGATAAAAGCGACATCTTTCGCCGAAATGGTTCGCCGCAGACTCATTTTTTGGGTCTGCGGCGTCGTTTTTCGTCAGCAGGATGTGCGTTGCCTAGCGCTTGTACACGTCGCTTCGATGTCCTGACGAGGATGTGCGGTTGGGGTGCGTGTGTCACGATGGCCTGGCGAAGATGGACGCCTAGGCACGTGCGTTGCGCGGGCCTGACGAGCATGGACGCTTGGGGCACATTTCCTGCGTTACGCTGGCAAGAAACGCCGGTTGCGGCACGTAGAATGTGCCACAACCGTGAGTTTTTGTCGCATATGGCCTGAATTGACGCGTTATGGCTCAGTGCATGTGCCACAAACGCAAATTCCTGTCACCCGCTCCTTCTGCATGTGCCACAAATGCAGATCTTCGTCAGCTGCTCTCCCGCATGCGCCACAAACGAAACTCTCTGCCGCTTCTCCATGCCATCAACCAAGCATCTGCATCATGGCCGTGCTGTATGCGCCCCACATATCGAAGTGGGCACTCCACTTGCAGCCTTCAACCCCGAAAAACCTTGCGGGGGGGGGGCGGTCGCAGGCACCATCCGGTCAGGCAAATACATCGTGAAGAGATGAGTTCCTAGTTCTGGGAGGTCAGCCATGATCAAGAGACAGTCCATGGAAATCCTACGCAAGCTCGCTGCGTGTGCCTTTGCGTTTGCGCTTGTCACGAGCCTTATGCCAGCGGCAGCGTTTGCCAATCCGGCAGAGCCGCAGGTACAGCCTGCGGAGGAGGTGACCGACCCGGTCGACCCGACGCCCGGTCCCATTGCCGAGGGTACGTTTGAAGGGGGAAATTGCACATGGTCGATTGGCGCTAATGGTGAGCTTTCCATCGAGGCGCCGGAATCCGGCACGGGCACGCTCGGGAATGTCTACGCGGCCCCCTGGCAAGAGTATGCAGCCGATATCAAGTACGTCTTCTTTGGCCCTGGCATCACAAGCGGCCAAGGGCTGCACAGGTTGTTCGCGAACTGCACCTCACTCGTGTTCGTGAACTTCTCTGATTTCGACACGTCACAGGCAACCGACATGAGCTCGATGTTCGAGGGTTGCACGGCGCTGCCGGCCGTGAACATCGCCGGTCTCAATACGCAAAGCGCCACGAACATGCAGAATATGTTCAAAGACTGCACGGCTTTGAGAAGCCTCACCATCGCCGGCATCAACACTGCCAGTGTCAAAGACATGCAGAGTATGTTTGCCGGCTGCTCGGCACTCAAGACGCTTGACCTTACGGGCATCAATACCCAAAGTGCCACGAACATGCAGTCCATGTTTGCTGGCTGCGCCGCGCTCACCTCCCTCGACCTTTCCGGGCTCACGATGACCAATGTCACGGCGATGAAGGATATGTTCGCTGGTTGCACCTCCCTCGCGACACTCGACCTGCCGACGCTTGATGTTGAGGGCGTCACGGATATGAGTGGTATCTTCTCGGGATGCGCATCTCTCAAGAATCTTGATTTCACGGGTGCCACCACCACGGGCGCAACAACCATGGTTCGCATGTTCGAAGATTGTGCCGCGCTCACCACTCTCGACCTTTCGAGCTTCAACACGGCAAACGTGACGGACATGGGCAACATGTTTGCCGGCTGCGCTGCGCTCGAGACGCTTGATATATCAGGAGTCAGCACCTCCAAAGTTACAAGCATGAGTTCCCTGTTCGCCAATGACGAGGCTCTTGCCAAGATTACACTTGGCGCTGGATTTGCCTTTGATGAGGCAGACGAGACGTGCTGGTTGCCTGCGGGAAGCTGGAGTGCGAAGTCCATTGCAGACGCCGACGAGAATGCTGATTCGTCGTTTACGGCACGGCAAATTGCGATGGATCGCAATAATGTTGCTGACACCTACACGCGCGAGATGATGCTCACAAGTGCCGAGCTTAGTGAAACCTCCTTTGTATACAACGGTATCAAGCAGGTGCCGGATGTTGTTGTAATGAGCGGCGATAGAACCCTGATTGAAGGAACCGACTATGAGGTTATCCCTCCAGAGGATTGCACCAATGCGGGCGAGAAAGCAGTAGCCATCGTAAGCAAGGGTGCATATAGTGGCGGATGGACTGGCGATAACGTTCCCAAGTACACCATCACCCCTGCTACCGTCACCGAACTCACTCTCGACACTGACGAGCTCACGTACGATGGTGCTGAGAAGGTTCCCGGTATGACCGTCAAGGCGGGCGAGCTCGTGCTCGACTCGGAGACCGACTTCGACGTTGCCACGCCGGA harbors:
- a CDS encoding glycosyl hydrolase, whose translation is MNLTRRRFLEACGLVAASICGVAATGCSSPRPAPPTFPERDLARLLIDEMTAEEKAAQLFIVTPEQISGTELSLGVDDAFREGLQAHPVCGLTYFDGNIVDPAQTSTMLSDTQAIASELGMMPPFLCVDEEGGTVQRIGGKPGFDSPFIGDARDIGATGDVAVARETARTIAIALRDLGFNVDFAPSCDVATSESSNMRRRSFGAEASLVGRMAAAQIEAFEDEGILCCAKHFPGIGDPENDSHASSIYSNKTREELAVQLAPFVAAIVAGVPMVMVGHLSLPQITGSAIPASISPDIVQGILRDEIGYDGVVTTDSLGMGALLEFCSPGDVGVAAIEAGCDIALMPSEFDAAYVGLVDAIKSGRIPVERIDQSLMRILTLKLKSFPELFDETIQEELAKTR
- a CDS encoding ferritin, translating into MDSKVYELINDQINKELYSAYLYLSFADYYADEGLDGYENWYLIQAAEERDHALIFRKYLLDNDCKVELKAIDQPDKTFKNHLEPLEAGLEHERYVTSLINDIYAAAKEVNDFRTMKFLDWFIDEQLEEEVNATDMVTKMKLFGSDAKSLYELDQEYLARTYSTPSPLAAE